The proteins below come from a single Triticum aestivum cultivar Chinese Spring chromosome 5D, IWGSC CS RefSeq v2.1, whole genome shotgun sequence genomic window:
- the LOC123119085 gene encoding 3-hydroxyindolin-2-one monooxygenase translates to MALEAAYHYLQRAVGHGTSTEALLLTVLLLLIIRVAWVRAFTTTTASTKCKQQLPPTPPGKLPIIGHLHLIGSHPHVSFRDLAAKHGRDGLMLVHVGAVPTVVVSTPQAAEAVLRTHDHVFASRPRNPVADIIRYNSTDIAFAPYGDYWRRARKVVNTHLLSVKMVYSKRHDREEEVRLVVAKICELAMAAPGKALDMTELLGGYASDFVCRAVLGESHRKHGRNELFRELTEISASLLGGFNLEDYFPRLANLDVFLRVVCSKAMGVSKRWDNLFNELIAEYEHGKEDNAEDFVHLLLSLKKEYGLSTDNVKAILVNMFEAAIETSFLVLEYSMAELINNRHVMAKVQKEVRESTPKGEKLDLIMEEDLSRMPYLKATIKEAMRIHPPAPFLLPHFSTNDCEVNGYTIPAGTRVIVNAWALARDPSHWERAEEFYPERFLQEGRDAEVDMYGKDIRFVPFGAGRRICAGATFAIATVEVMLANLIYHFDWELPSEMEAIGAKVDMTDQFGMTLRRTERLHLVPKIYK, encoded by the exons ATGGCTCTTGAAGCAGCGTACCACTACCTGCAGCGCGCCGTCGGCCATGGCACATCCACAGAAGCACTACTACTCACCGTTCTCCTGCTACTCATCATCCGAGTAGCATGGGTAAGAGCCTTCACCACCACCACCGCATCGACAAAATGCAAGCAGCAGCTCCCGCCTACACCTCCAGGCAAGCTGCCCATCATCGGCCACCTCCACCTCATCGGCTCCCACCCCCACGTATCCTTCCGCGACCTCGCCGCAAAGCATGGCCGCGACGGCCTCATGCTCGTCCATGTCGGTGCGGTGCCCACCGTGGTGGTGTCCACACCTCAGGCCGCCGAGGCCGTCCTGCGCACACACGACCACGTGTTCGCGTCCAGGCCACGTAACCCCGTCGCCGACATCATCCGCTACAACTCCACTGACATCGCATTCGCGCCCTACGGCGACTACTGGCGTAGGGCTAGGAAGGTCGTCAACACGCATCTGCTCAGCGTCAAGATGGTCTACTCCAAGCGCCATGACCGCGAAGAGGAG GTGCGGCTCGTGGTCGCCAAGATCTGTGAGTTGGCCATGGCCGCTCCAGGCAAGGCGTTGGACATGACGGAGCTCCTGGGCGGGTATGCCAGCGACTTTGTGTGCCGTGCGGTCCTCGGAGAGTCCCACAGGAAGCATGGCCGGAACGAGCTTTTCCGCGAGCTCACCGAGATCAGCGCCTCCCTGCTGGGGGGATTCAACCTGGAGGACTACTTCCCTAGGTTGGCAAACCTGGACGTGTTCCTCAGGGTGGTTTGCTCCAAGGCAATGGGAGTCAGCAAGAGGTGGGACAACCTGTTTAACGAGCTCATCGCCGAGTACGAACACGGCAAGGAAGATAATGCGGAAGACTTTGTACATCTTTTGCTTTCTCTAAAGAAAGAGTACGGTCTGTCCACAGATAACGTCAAGGCCATCTTGGTG AACATGTTTGAGGCAGCTATAGAAACATCATTCCTGGTGCTGGAATACTCCATGGCCGAGCTCATCAACAACAGGCACGTCATGGCCAAAGTGCAGAAGGAGGTAAGGGAGTCCACACCCAAGGGCGAAAAGCTGGACCTGATAATGGAGGAGGACCTCAGCCGCATGCCGTACCTCAAGGCGACCATCAAGGAGGCAATGCGCATACACCCGCCGGCACCCTTCCTGCTCCCACACTTCTCCACCAACGACTGCGAGGTCAACGGATACACCATTCCCGCGGGGACACGTGTCATTGTGAATGCTTGGGCTCTTGCCAGAGACCCGTCGCACTGGGAGAGAGCGGAGGAGTTCTACCCGGAGAGGTTTCTCCAAGAAGGCCGTGATGCAGAGGTCGACATGTATGGTAAAGATATCCGCTTTGTGCCTTTTGGTGCCGGGCGGAGGATCTGCGCGGGAGCTACTTTCGCGATCGCTACTGTTGAGGTAATGCTGGCAAACCTCATATACCATTTCGACTGGGAGCTTCCGAGTGAGATGGAGGCCATTGGCGCAAAGGTTGATATGACGGACCAGTTTGGGATGACGCTTCGCCGAACGGAGAGGCTTCACCTTGTTCCCAAAATTTACAAATAA